The genomic window TAACAGCAGCGATAACAAACCTGCATCATCGGCATCGTCCGTGTCATAGACAACGGCATCGACTAGGTTGGCCGTTGTCACGGAAGCACCGATTGGAAACTGCGAGACATTTGCGTCGTAGAGTGCTACTGCATCCGCACCGTCAGACAATAAGCCGCTTGCGAACGTCAGATGGATGTTTGGCACTCCGGCATCCCCCATAACGAAGAAGCCGTTGGCATCCGTCGTGTAACCATCTAAATCAAGTGTCGAGTACACCGAGTCGGTCGCGCCATCGATGAGCACGAGAGTTTTGCCCGTCAAAGGCGTGTTGCCGATTCCTCCATCAAAAAGTTCAATGAACTCGCGGTTGTTGGTCGTTGCGGCATCCACTTCGTTTATCAGAATCGTTGGTGATTCGTTGTCCACAATGATGACATCAACATTCTTGTTTGAAAGCGTGTTGTAGTTGGCATCCGAACTGTTGAACGAATGAGTGATACCGCGAGCCAGGTTACCGGTACTGACAAGATCATCGACTGCTTTGACCATCACCGTTTGTGGAAGGAAAGCGGTTTGTGGTGTGAACACCATTTGTGTTGCCACCCCGGGTCCTTGCCCTAGATCGATCTCGGCGGTTGGCGTGACGGTCACAGTGACGTCGTCGGCGGGGGTTGTGTTCAGCGCAACCGAGTAGGAGTCAAAGTAGCTGTTTTCTGCAACGATGGTGCTGCCATTGGACTCACTGATCGTAACACCGACCGGAACGGTTTGGAATTCGTAATCGACGACCACGGGGATGTGATCGCTGGCGTTTCGCAGTGCATCCAAGACGTTCGCTGCGGCACCGGTCCCGGTCAGTCCACCATTGAGACTATGGGTACCGTTATTACCAAAGGCACGGTAGGTGCCGGGGATGTAGTCGAGCCCACCCGAAACGAATAACTCGCCACTGGCAAATTGCAAGTCAAAGCGATCGTCCATGCCCCCGAAACCGCTGCGAGGATCTTGAGTATGAATACTCTTGAAAGCGTTATTGTTAGTCCAATTGCCGGGCGAATTGATCGGGTCAAGCACCTGCCCCGCACCGCTGGCGGTCAAGTTGGTGTAGGCTCCTTCGAAACTGTTTTTCATATTGAAGTCGCCGACGATCAAGACGTTCTCGCCTTCTCCAAGCGCATCGGCGTTGGCTCGTAATTGACTTGCTTCTAACGCTCGCGTGCTTGAGTCACCGCCGCCGGAGTCGGCTTTCAAGTGGGTTGAATAGATATAGAAGTCAGCATCGTTGGCGGTCGCATCGAGCGGTTGGAAGTGTCCACGAAGCGGTGGCCGAGTGAACGAACCCGAGACGTTTTGTGTGCCCAGTAATTGCAAGGTGGCCGTGTTGTAAACAAAGCCGTAACTCAGTCCCGAATAGCTGGGGGACAGGACGAAAGAGTAGTTGTCGGTATAGAGCGAATCAAGAATACTCTCAATCCGGTTGATCGACGTGTTATTGGTTTCCTGCAGAACCAACAAGTCGACGGGCTGTGTGATGCTGGCTTTGGTTTCGTTGCCAATCGCCTCCAAAATGGTACGAAAGTAAGCGTCCTCGCTGGCATTGTCAGGACCGTGCAAAACGTTGTAGCTGGCGACTCGCATCGCGGCGAGTAGTCGGCGGTCTTCGAGTGATTCAAACAGCGCGGCACGTCGGAAATCACGCGAAGATGTTTTCCGATTACGGCGACCTGTCGATCGGTCGGTGTTGAAGAATCTCTCAAGAATGGCAAACATGAAGGGCTCTAGGGAAAGTTCTACGTTGGGGGCTAACCGTTCGCCGCACCTCGGTCGTTATGTAGTGAACGTGAGATGTGGCGGACGACTAGTACGAACGGTATTTTGAAAACTGGAAAACGCTCGCTGGGGGCGTGCCCCGCAGCGAGCCGTTTTGATAATCAACATTGGGTCAAAGTCAGTGACGCTTAGGCGTTTCTGCGACGACGGCGAATGGCTGCACCACAACCAACCAATCCGAGCGACGCCAAACCAGCCAAGCTGGTTGGCGATGGGACGGGGGCCACGCTGATCGTTCCCGTAAAATCTCCGGTCGCCAAACTGGATCCACCTCCGAACAGGCCAAAAATCGGGTTTTGTCCGGTCAAGCTCTCTGTGTCAAGCGTAACATTGAGCGAGTCGCCAGCCATTAAACCAGAAGTATCAACGGTGAAACGAAACAGCTCGCTGCCGTTCAGTGTGACGGAGTTGGCATTGGTAGCAAATAGTGTCCAATCTGCACCTACCAAGCCTGCCGTAGGCCCAGCCGCTAAACCTCCACCATCACCCAAGAATGGGTCAAAAGCAGGGCTCTGACCGAAGATGCCTTGGCTGTTGTCCACATTGGTGATGAACGCATTGACGTTTCCGGCAAACGCTGCAGCCGGATCGTCACCAACCGCAATAAACGTTGCGAACGACGTAACTTGATCACCACCACTTCCGTATACGATCATATCGACGCTGGTAGTTCCTTCCGTGATGTTTACATCACCGACATTCAATACCGCGGCGTGTGCTGGAACGACCAACACCGCGAGGGCAATCGCGAAACTGTACACAAATCTCATTTCAACATTCTCCAAATACGCGTTCTAAGTTGACGCCCACCGGCGACGCGCCAGTGGGCGTAAAAACACTTCTTCTAACTTCTCCGAACTAAGACTTCCGAGAAGATTTAAAACAAAAGGTCCGACGACGAATACTGTGCGAACAATGCGTCTGCAGCCGCTTCTGGCTCGTCTGTATCCTGAGCTTGATTGGCAATGAGATCGACGAGGCCCAAGAAGGACCCATTTGCCATTGCCGAAGGAGCACTAATCATTTTTAAGGCGCTGATGAAGTTCGTCGAATTTGCGCGAGCGATATCGGAGTCCAAGGAATTCACGAAACGGTCCTTATTGATGTCATAAGCATCATCGACCAGAGCTGCGTTTAAGAAATTCCTTGGATTGGCGCGAATCGTATCCGCGTCCAACGCATTGACGAATGCACTGCCGGTGTCATTCAAAGAATCACCGACCGCGTTACCCCAATAGTGGATGTCCGCCGCAGCGAGTCCAGTGTTGGCATTGTTGAGCACCGTGACTTGAAGCCATTCTTTTTCAATCGCGTTGTCGGCCCACTTAATGACAACCCGATCGGAACCACCCTCACCGCCACCCACAATGTGAGTCACACTGGTCGGCGCCGTTGCTAGGGCCCACGTTGATGGGGTGTTGCTATTTCCGACTCGGAACTCAAAGTCGTTCACGGTCAAGGTGCCAGCCGGATTGTCGATATCCACCATGATGCCGTTAATGCCGCGGTTATATGCGGTATAGTTGTCACGCGTTGCGGTTTGCCCCTGTAGGAGAGCCGATTTTCCGGTGTCGATCGCAGCATCGTCATTTGGGCCATCGTTGTTGGCTCCGTTGCCGTCGAAGAACGACTTGTCGTAGAAAATGTGGCGACCTGCGATGGACGCGGAAACCGTTGCGTCATTCGTGGCACCGGGGGTCGGTGCTTGAATGGCGAAGCCGCTGGCGATCAGGCCGTTGGGGACTCGTGAGACCGAATCCGCGTCACTGGTACCGTTTGCCGACTCATCGTACTGGACGGTTTCACCAAGGGCGGTAAGCAATGCGGCGTCGTCGGCGTCGTTGGTACCATAGACGACGGCATCACGCAGATTCGTGGTCGATGCCGGTGTCGCGGTTGCGAAGACGGTGTTGAACGCGGTGGCATCACCGGTATACAGGGCGACTGCGTCGGGACCATTCTGGACGCCGTTGGTGGTAAACTCGACCATATCAACATTCGGCACCGAAGCACTGCCGATCACGAAGTAGCCATCCGCAGGGATCACTTGACCATCGAGGTCGATCGCGTCGTAGGCACCATCGTTGCTGCCGTTGTAGAGCACCAAGACCAAACCATCGAGCGACGTGCCCGCAGGACCATATAACTCGATAAACTCATCAGCATCCGTACCGACGGTATCGGAGTCGACTTCGTTGATCACGATGTCCGCGGTCGTGGCGTTGACACCCGTGCCACTGATTGCGAAGTCATAAGCACCCTCGTCAGCATCGTCGCTGGTGATGTTCACCATCGCGTTGCGAACGCCAGTGGCACTCGGATCAAAGTCAACTTCGAACGAGAAGTTGTCGCCTGGTGCGATTACGACCGGTCCGCTAAAGGCGGGATCGACGGCGAAGTCGCCTGCGTTAACTCCGGTGATACTGATAGCCGAGACCGTCAAGTCGGCGGTTCCATCGTTGGAAATAAAGTATCGCTCGGTCTCGGTACCGACGGCGACGTCGGAGACACCGAACTGAGTACTATCAGCCACGTCTGGGGTCGTATCGCCATCAACGATCTCGATGAAGTTACTCTCGACAGTGATCTCTGGGACGAGTGCAGCTGTCGCAATGCCGGTAATCGCGAAATCGTAGGGATTCTCGTTCGAGTCGGTGTTGGCAATTTTAATCGTCGCCGCCTTCGTTCCCGCCGTAGTTGGATTGAAGGAGACATCGAAGCTAACCGAACCCCCGGAGGCGATTGTGACCGGTAAGCCGAGGCTACCGGTGATTGCGAAGTCGGCGGCGTCGACGCCCGTGATGCTGATCGCGGTCACGTCCAAAGATGCACTACCTTCGTTTTCAATCGTGAAGGTCTTAGTGATCGGCGAGCCAATTACGATGGCACCAAAGTCGGTACCGTCGGCGGTCGATGGAGTCGCATCGCCGTCAGCAATGTTTATTGTTGCACCGGTGAGATTGATTTCAGGCGAAGGAGCACTGTTAACCGCTCCAGGGGTACCGAAATCAGGCCCCGCACCAATGGTTGCCGAAGAAGCTTGCCAATTCAGAAAATCGTCGTTACCGACTTCGGGATCTACCGTAGCGAGTACCGATGGCAACAGCTCGAGCGAAGCTCCGGTGACATCGGGGAAGTCCGCGTCGGTGTACACCACGCGATCGATTTCGTTTCCGGCCGCATCCGTCAGGATCACTTCATCGTCACCATTGGCAAGCTCGAAGCTCAATCCGTCGTATTGGTAGTCGACATTGACTCCGCCATTGGTCGCGAAGTCAGCGTTTCGACCGAGCACCAAATATCCGCCCGCGGGAACGTTTAACGATCCGCCGTTCGCAATCACGACGGAATCGCTTCCGTCATCGGAAAGGGTCCAGCCATTGATGTCGATCGTCGAAGCGGTGGTGTTATAGACCTCGAAGTATTCACCATCGGCATCACCAACTGCATTTGGGTCTTTCATGATTTCGTTGACCACGATGTCGCCGACGTTGTAGCCGACTGCGACCTCGTTATCGAAAATGCTGATCGTGGCCGACGCACCGCTAATCGTCGCCGTACCCGACGTGACGCTATCAAGTGTGACGATCAAGTCTTCCGTACCTTCAAAGATCGCATCGTCGATCACGAACACATCAATGTCTGCTGAAGTGCTGTTCATCGGAATCGTCACACTGCCCGACAAAGCGGTGAAGTCACCGGGGGCTGCCGCGTCACCACTAACGGTATAGCTGATGATCGTGTCGGTTGCACTGACGCCCGACTGAGTCACGGTGAACCGACCGTTGACAGGACCCGTTTCGTTACCATCGGCACCTGCAGCGATGCTAACCGAAGCCGCACCGGCAACAATCGGCGGAACGAACCCAGGTGAACCTTCGTCGGTGACGTCGTAATTCGGACCAGTCGGGTTGATCGAAACGGGGTCTTGAGCTGGCGACGCCTGCACATCCGACTGCGCCCAACTTGTGCCGACATTGTTGTCAGCAGAAAGGTCGGTCAAGTAAATACTTGGACCACCTGGATCGGATGGCCAATCGCCACTGTCGGCAAAGTCGACTACGTCAATCTCGTTGCCGCCGACACCATCTAGAAGTTGCAAGACTTCATTGCCAATCGCAGGGCCGTTCGCAAGACTACCCCACGGCACGGCGATGACCTGAGCGGATGCGGGAACACCCCATTCGCTTCGGAAGACAGAGCTTGTAAATGCGTCACTGTGAACGACGGCGACTTGCCCAGCACTTAGCGTCGTGCCAAGAGGGATCTCGCCCCAGTTATAGGAGTCTTCGTCATCAAACACCCACCCGCCAATGTTGACGGAGGTCGTCCCCGTATTGACGATTTCGATCCATTCGCCTTCACCAACGTTTTCAATGGTGTTTGGGTTGTACATGATTTCGCTAATCACGATGCTTGGCGTTCCGCCGCCAACTTCGTTGTCAGTGATCGCGACGCTCAAATCACCAGCCGTTGTTCCGATTGGGTAATTGGCATCGGTTGACGCGGTAACTTCGAAGGAAATCAGTCCGGTGTGAGGCCCTTCGTTAGCCGCATCATCCACGGCGTCGATGTTGACCGAAATCGGAGTCGCCGAGGCGTTGAAGACGACGTTGGTGGCAACACCAGCACCGTTGCCGAGATCAAGCTGCGCATCCGGTGTGACCGTGACGGTGACAACTCCGGTTGGTGTTGCACCAGCGAGCGAAATCAAGATCGAATCACTAGCACCTCCTTCGGCTACTGACGTGCCAGCTCCGGTGGCCGTTACCAAAATTCCGCAAGTGACCGTGTTGGCTGCGTCCGGTGTGTTGATCGCCGTGCCTGGGTTGGCTGGTAGCGAACCTTGGAACGGGTAGCCAGGAAGTCCGAAGCCTTCGAAGTCGTTTCGAATCCACTCCGATGCCGAGGTCGTTGCAGTGATGGCATCGGGAATACGCGAAGCACCACTGACACCGAATGTGTCTCCATCGTTAAGTGTCGTGGAAGACAACTGAACCAGACCGAAAGTGTCGCTAACGTTTTCCGCTGTCGACACCGAATCGCGGACGCTGGCCCAAGGAGCGACCGTGTAGGTGGCTCCCGCGGGAACCGGAACCTGATCAAAATCGAAGACGCCGTCATCATCGAAATCCAAGTCCGCCGCAACGGAGCCGCTAAAACCTTCTGCCAAGATGATGCTCATGCCATCATACAAAGTGTCAACGAAGACGGACGTCGCAAAGCCGCTGGCATTAGCAGTTGTCAAAGCCCCCGTGTCGACAATCTCGCCGGTAGATCCGTCGACCGCGACGATCGTCAGCGAACTAAGGTTGGCCGAAGGAGTCGAACGGACTTCGACAAAGTCGTACGAGTCCCCTCCTCGATGATTCAAGACAAACTCGTTCAAGAATGTCGCAGGTGCGGCAGTGTCATTGTCCGCAATATTGGCTGTCACCGATCCGGACAAATTGTTGTAGTCGCCATCGCTGCTGGCCGTTGAGATCGTGATCAAACCGGTGTGAATCGCCGCTTCAACCGCTACGTCGTCGACCGCGTTGACCGTGACCGTTTGCGGGGCCTTGTCGGTGAAGTTTAAGATGACGGCAACACCCGCACCATTACCAAGGTCGATCTGGCTGTCAGGCGTTACCGTGACCGTAACGGGTGAAGTTGGATTGGTATTGAAGCCGATCAAAAAGGAATCCGATGAACCCGATTCCGTCACGTCGGTGGATCCGTCCGTTTGGGTAATCGCCATTCCCGGCGTGCCAGCAACGGCCGCGTTGGGTGCCAAGGGGGTGTTGATCGCATTGCCTGCAACGGTTGTAAACGTGTCCCCAAAGCTATCAAGCCCATCGCCTGCAAAGTCATTTCTCAGCCAATCCGCTGACGAATTGGTATCGATGCCGTTTGGAATTCGCGACGCACCACCGGGATGGAACGTGCTTCCATCGCTCAGCGTTGCAGCCGAAAGCACCGTCGTCGAATACGCTGAGTTGCCGGCATCGCCGTTACTCAATGCGACATCGTCCAGCAGAGCAGACCAGGGGGTGGTATCCAATGTACCGTCGTCGTCGGTGTCAAGGTCGTCACCGACATTGCCGGTGAACCCTTGGACCAACAAGATCGATTGATCGGCACCGTTGGTAAACGTGTCCTGTGCCTGAATCCCACCACCGGCGTACTGCAAGCCGTTCGAGTCGGCAGTTCCGAGCGAGAGGGCGTGCTTGATAACGCCCTCCGTTCCTGAGCCGTCGAGTACGAGCACCGTATAAGCTGACATATCCGCCGATGGAGTGCTCAGGATTTCGATGTACTCGTCGGTGTCCGTGCTGGTGTGACTGAAGACAAATTCGTTAATCACCGCGGGAATCACGGGTGTATCGTCATCTTGAATCGTACCCGATGCCGATGCCGTTCCAATGATCGCATTCACAGGACCCGTTAGATCGACGGTGAAGTCTTCGTTTGATTCGGCCAGCGTATCACCAACCACATTCACCGTGACGGTCTTCGTGGCCTCCCCAGCCAAGAACGACTCAGTGCCTGTCAAAGCCCCCGTGAAGTCCGCCGCGTCGGTGTCGATGTTGTTCACGGTCCAAGTGACGTCCGATGCCCCCGAGGTATCGCCGCTGCGAGTGATATCAAACGTAAACTGCGTGGCCGGGGCAGTGCCCGAGTCGCCTTCGGGCTTAACGGTATCCGTCGCTGCTATACCAAGAATCGCTCCACCGCCTGTCGCGTCCCCAGATACGACCATCTGGTCCATCGCAATATCTTCGTCACCGGAGTCGAGCTGAAAGGTGACTCGAATGTCAAGGGTATTACCCAGCCCGGGAATGGGAGCGGTGAAGTTTGCAAAGGTGTCTGTCAGCGCGGTTGAATCTCCCGTGCCGTCGAAATCTGTGTCAAGCAAAGCTTCAGAGTTGTATGTTGAACCATCGTTCTCGAACCAGATCAAGGGCTCATAGTTGCCGCCGTCAATGGAGTAATCGAAGTGAACGAAATCGGAATTGTCCCAGTCTTGATTTGCTCCGTCGGCATCCTCGGCCAAATCAACCGAAAAACTCAAGTTAGTCTGGCCTGAAATGTTGACCTGGTCCATGTTCAACGTTGCAGGAAGGCTACCGTCCGCATCGATGTCCATGGCAGTGAAATACCCAGTGCCTGTTTGCCCGGTGACGTTGTAGTAACTCCCAATGGAATTTGTAGGGATTTGCGTAAAGAAGTCGCCGCCGCCGTCTGAGAATTCGGCCTGGTTGGTACTATACCCATCACCCTGAGTTTCGAAGTCGACCGACCCCAGTACGGCCATCAGTCGTCGGCCTTCCAAGTTCTCCAACATCACCTTGCGATTGTTCCGCACCGCAATGCTGCGACGGCGTTTCTTGTTCTTTTTCTTCTGAGACGTGAAGATTGAATCTAGTAGTTTCATGCTGGCTCCGAAAGGAAAATGGAGAGTGATTGTTCGAATTTGAACGGGCGACGAATTCGGATCGTTGACTTTTTCGATCACGTGTTAGTTGGTCGCAATCATACGGATTCTGCGACGATGTCCAGCCAAGTTCTAGAGATATTCATGAACTTAACACTTTCTTATTCTTTGTCCCAAAACACCGCGAAAGACAGCAACAATTCCTTCGCCAAAAGCAACGATGTCTTAACTAAAACTTCAAAAAGGTGTCGCCAGATTGGAACGTCCAGATGGGAGCGATGAGAATCGAACACCTGGAAGTGACAGGCGATCAACGCAGATGGGTGAACACAGCCGCTTAAATGGGGCCATACACCTAGTCGCAGTATCGGCATCTGCGAAGAAGTTGTTGGTTAGGCATTGAATTACTGTGGGCTGCGTCTATAACGGTACTAACGCAACCGACGCGCGATGCTCAACTTATTGCGACAAAGAGATTTGACTGCCGAGTCTATATGCCAAACCAATGATTATTGAACTCACCCATTTGCACGTTCACCCGAATGCGGAAGCTCGCTTTGAGGAAGCGTTTTTGGATGCTGCGGACGTGCTTTCCAAAGCGGATGGCTATCTCAGGCATTCCCTGCTGAAAAATCACGACGAACAAAACCAGTATCTGTTGGTCGTCCATTGGCAGCGCAAAGAGAACTCAACCATCATGTTTAGAGAGTCGGGGCGGTTGAACTCGGTCAAGTCGACTCTGCACCGGTTCTATGAGCTCATGCCTGAAACAAGCTATTATGAAGCCGTGAACTTATCGGGATTACCGGTCGAGAAACGCCACGAACCAGATCACGCGGGGTGAATGCGCTCATTCTTGAGAAATTTGGCTCATCCCGATGATTCACCGGACTCAAGACAATCGTCCTCACTTGTTTCGTAATCATCCGGGCTTAGGTTTCGATGGAGTCGTGCGAAAGCGTTAGCGTTCCATACTGCCAAGCCAATCTCTCAAAGAGGTGTCGTGATCGGATGGCGTCGTTTCATCGGCCGAATCGTTGGCGGGCGGCACGGGATCCCAATCGCTGGAAATGACGAAACCCGACGAGTCAACGCCGTATTCATTGAAAGTGGTCGGTGCTCGGCAAACCGCCCCAAAGGACTCGGCGGGTTGCCATTGAGTCGCATGGTACCCGAGAAAGGACCGTGGCTGACAAGCATCGTGCTTGTCCGGAGCGACTGTGCTCTTGCGCCACAGCGTCGAGGGGGCGTGAATCGAGCGGCACCCCAACAACAGTGCGGGTAGCAAAAGAATCGTTCCCACCACCAGCAACTTGCGAACCGAACGTCCCACCAAGCGATAGCCTGGCAACTCAAATGATTTCATCTTGGCTCCGATGACACGCAAATGGTAATGTTCCCTGAAGCAAATCGACGAGCGTTTTAGAAACGTCGCGGATTGCCGCCACCTTCTAGTACGTTGCCCGATAGACGTGTGGCCGTTTCTGCACCCAAAATGCTGAATCCGAGAATGCGTTCAAGTGGGGCTATCAACTTGGCCAGATTGTTATCGAACGCGACCAGTGAGTCTTGTTGAATGTACAGCCGATCGCCTGGCATCATTTGGTAATTCGTGGTCGTCGCTGCCAATGAGGTTAATTCGTTCCAATCAATCGGAAGCACCTGATATTCGTTCGATTTTGG from Novipirellula aureliae includes these protein-coding regions:
- a CDS encoding choice-of-anchor D domain-containing protein translates to MKLLDSIFTSQKKKNKKRRRSIAVRNNRKVMLENLEGRRLMAVLGSVDFETQGDGYSTNQAEFSDGGGDFFTQIPTNSIGSYYNVTGQTGTGYFTAMDIDADGSLPATLNMDQVNISGQTNLSFSVDLAEDADGANQDWDNSDFVHFDYSIDGGNYEPLIWFENDGSTYNSEALLDTDFDGTGDSTALTDTFANFTAPIPGLGNTLDIRVTFQLDSGDEDIAMDQMVVSGDATGGGAILGIAATDTVKPEGDSGTAPATQFTFDITRSGDTSGASDVTWTVNNIDTDAADFTGALTGTESFLAGEATKTVTVNVVGDTLAESNEDFTVDLTGPVNAIIGTASASGTIQDDDTPVIPAVINEFVFSHTSTDTDEYIEILSTPSADMSAYTVLVLDGSGTEGVIKHALSLGTADSNGLQYAGGGIQAQDTFTNGADQSILLVQGFTGNVGDDLDTDDDGTLDTTPWSALLDDVALSNGDAGNSAYSTTVLSAATLSDGSTFHPGGASRIPNGIDTNSSADWLRNDFAGDGLDSFGDTFTTVAGNAINTPLAPNAAVAGTPGMAITQTDGSTDVTESGSSDSFLIGFNTNPTSPVTVTVTPDSQIDLGNGAGVAVILNFTDKAPQTVTVNAVDDVAVEAAIHTGLITISTASSDGDYNNLSGSVTANIADNDTAAPATFLNEFVLNHRGGDSYDFVEVRSTPSANLSSLTIVAVDGSTGEIVDTGALTTANASGFATSVFVDTLYDGMSIILAEGFSGSVAADLDFDDDGVFDFDQVPVPAGATYTVAPWASVRDSVSTAENVSDTFGLVQLSSTTLNDGDTFGVSGASRIPDAITATTSASEWIRNDFEGFGLPGYPFQGSLPANPGTAINTPDAANTVTCGILVTATGAGTSVAEGGASDSILISLAGATPTGVVTVTVTPDAQLDLGNGAGVATNVVFNASATPISVNIDAVDDAANEGPHTGLISFEVTASTDANYPIGTTAGDLSVAITDNEVGGGTPSIVISEIMYNPNTIENVGEGEWIEIVNTGTTSVNIGGWVFDDEDSYNWGEIPLGTTLSAGQVAVVHSDAFTSSVFRSEWGVPASAQVIAVPWGSLANGPAIGNEVLQLLDGVGGNEIDVVDFADSGDWPSDPGGPSIYLTDLSADNNVGTSWAQSDVQASPAQDPVSINPTGPNYDVTDEGSPGFVPPIVAGAASVSIAAGADGNETGPVNGRFTVTQSGVSATDTIISYTVSGDAAAPGDFTALSGSVTIPMNSTSADIDVFVIDDAIFEGTEDLIVTLDSVTSGTATISGASATISIFDNEVAVGYNVGDIVVNEIMKDPNAVGDADGEYFEVYNTTASTIDINGWTLSDDGSDSVVIANGGSLNVPAGGYLVLGRNADFATNGGVNVDYQYDGLSFELANGDDEVILTDAAGNEIDRVVYTDADFPDVTGASLELLPSVLATVDPEVGNDDFLNWQASSATIGAGPDFGTPGAVNSAPSPEINLTGATINIADGDATPSTADGTDFGAIVIGSPITKTFTIENEGSASLDVTAISITGVDAADFAITGSLGLPVTIASGGSVSFDVSFNPTTAGTKAATIKIANTDSNENPYDFAITGIATAALVPEITVESNFIEIVDGDTTPDVADSTQFGVSDVAVGTETERYFISNDGTADLTVSAISITGVNAGDFAVDPAFSGPVVIAPGDNFSFEVDFDPSATGVRNAMVNITSDDADEGAYDFAISGTGVNATTADIVINEVDSDTVGTDADEFIELYGPAGTSLDGLVLVLYNGSNDGAYDAIDLDGQVIPADGYFVIGSASVPNVDMVEFTTNGVQNGPDAVALYTGDATAFNTVFATATPASTTNLRDAVVYGTNDADDAALLTALGETVQYDESANGTSDADSVSRVPNGLIASGFAIQAPTPGATNDATVSASIAGRHIFYDKSFFDGNGANNDGPNDDAAIDTGKSALLQGQTATRDNYTAYNRGINGIMVDIDNPAGTLTVNDFEFRVGNSNTPSTWALATAPTSVTHIVGGGEGGSDRVVIKWADNAIEKEWLQVTVLNNANTGLAAADIHYWGNAVGDSLNDTGSAFVNALDADTIRANPRNFLNAALVDDAYDINKDRFVNSLDSDIARANSTNFISALKMISAPSAMANGSFLGLVDLIANQAQDTDEPEAAADALFAQYSSSDLLF
- a CDS encoding antibiotic biosynthesis monooxygenase family protein; the protein is MIIELTHLHVHPNAEARFEEAFLDAADVLSKADGYLRHSLLKNHDEQNQYLLVVHWQRKENSTIMFRESGRLNSVKSTLHRFYELMPETSYYEAVNLSGLPVEKRHEPDHAG